A genome region from Pseudanabaena sp. Chao 1811 includes the following:
- a CDS encoding Uma2 family endonuclease: MRSSIHIFSVEEYLESESKSEVRYEYLGGQVFAMAVGSKAHNIITLNIAIRLRSLLRGNSCDVFMSDMKVKLSELPFSILIFNVNVFFDYVTLKINCE, translated from the coding sequence ATGCGATCATCGATTCATATTTTCTCCGTTGAGGAATATTTAGAATCAGAGAGTAAGAGTGAAGTTCGCTATGAGTATCTGGGCGGTCAGGTATTTGCGATGGCTGTGGGGAGCAAGGCTCACAATATCATTACTTTAAATATTGCTATTCGTTTACGTTCTCTGTTACGGGGTAACTCTTGCGATGTTTTTATGTCGGATATGAAGGTCAAGTTATCTGAATTACCTTTTTCTATCTTGATTTTCAATGTAAATGTCTTTTTTGATTATGTTACTCTCAAAATTAATTGCGAATAA